The following DNA comes from Streptomyces sp. NBC_00273.
CCGCCGACGCGCACGACGTCCAGGACCGGCTGATGGCCGCCCAGCACGTGCCCGGCCGGCAGGTGCACGAGTTCGCGCTGCTGACCAAGGACGGCGGGCGGGTCCTCGTACGGACCCAGTCCGCCGGGGTGCCCGGCTCGGACGGGAAACCCGCCGGGGTGTACTGCGCCTTCAGCGAGGTGCACGCCCAGATCGACCTGGAACGCTCCATCGCGCTGAGCGAAGCCCTGATGGAGGACGCCTCGTGGGGCGTCGTCCTGGTCGACGTCGACCTGCGGCCCGCCGTGGTCAACGCGCACGCCGCACGGGCCTTTGGGACCGGCCGCGCCGCACTGCTCGGACGGCCCCTGGGAGAACTGCTGACCCAGGGCGTCGAGGAGTTGGAGGGCGCGCTCCAGCACGTGCTCGCCGAGGGGGCCCCGCCCGCGCCGGTGGAGATGTGGGTGTCGGTGCGCACGGCGGAGGGGGTGCGGCGCAGGTGCTGGCGGTGCGGGTTCCTGCGGCTGGCCTCGCCGCTCGCGGAAGAGCCCGTACCGCTGGGCGTCGGCTGGCTGTTCCAGGACGTCACCGAGGCCCGCCAGGAGCAACTGGACACCGCGCAGCTGCGGTTCCGCTCGCACCAGCTCCACCGTGCGGGGCGGGCCGCCGCCGAGTGCGAGGACCCGGCCGAAGCGGCCGCCGTACGCCTGGACTTCGCCCTCGCCGGCTTCGCCGAGCACGCGCTGCTGGACGTACTGGACCCCACGGCCGACCCCGAGCGGCGCCGGCTCGTACGGTCCGCCGCGTCGCCGCCGGTCCTGCCGGGCCCCGGGTCGATCCCCGTCCGGTACGCGGCCGGGCACCCGGCGCTGCAG
Coding sequences within:
- a CDS encoding PAS domain-containing protein; amino-acid sequence: MTAYGRDETTDDLLAALLDGMDAALCAFDSDGVITHWNREAERILGWTAAEAVGRKGFEGWAVRAADAHDVQDRLMAAQHVPGRQVHEFALLTKDGGRVLVRTQSAGVPGSDGKPAGVYCAFSEVHAQIDLERSIALSEALMEDASWGVVLVDVDLRPAVVNAHAARAFGTGRAALLGRPLGELLTQGVEELEGALQHVLAEGAPPAPVEMWVSVRTAEGVRRRCWRCGFLRLASPLAEEPVPLGVGWLFQDVTEARQEQLDTAQLRFRSHQLHRAGRAAAECEDPAEAAAVRLDFALAGFAEHALLDVLDPTADPERRRLVRSAASPPVLPGPGSIPVRYAAGHPALQALDRIGSVRTSAPRGEADAEWARARQWPEGAAHVLCTVLRSRGRTLGALTFLRGPSRVAFERADAVYAEEVAARVAADLDLAAGPGGPARPGED